The DNA window ACGGCGTTATCTCGGCAGGGCGTGGGCAGGCGGAGAGCGGCGGGCTGCTCCTCCTCGGCACGGCTCTGCCCTGCTGCGCATCGCTGCCGACCGACAGAAACCGCCTGGATTCTCACCTCCTTAGTGAGTATCAGACATGGATGCTTTCCAGACGATCCTGAAGTTCTTTATGAACCGGAAAACCGCTATAGGCTACAGTTTTATGGCGCTGCTGACAATGGGAGGTGAACgtgtgttttctcttgttgcTTTCAGATGCCCTTGCAGCAATGAGAACTTCAGGTACGGTTTGGTATTTCTCTTCTCGCCAGCTCTTGTTTTGCTGGTTATTGGATACTTCTTGAACAGCAAGACCTGGAAACTCTTTACAGGCTGCTGGGTGAATCCCAGGAAAATATTCCCCCGAGGGAATGTCTGCCATTTCTTTTACGTCTTTGGCCAAATCACTTTAAACGCTCTGGTAGCCCCAGTGATGTGGCTTTCCGTGGCCTTGCTCAACGGGACTTTTTACGAATGTGCCATGAGTGGCGTGGAAAATCCCGCCTACTTACAAGCAGTTTGCCACAGGAAATCCGAGAAGTGCTTTGAAGAGCTACACAAGGTAGCCTGTGACAAAAGCTCCCTGCCCTTTTCAGAGAGTGACGAACTGAAAAGAACACTTCAAGCACAGTCCCAGgtaagaaaaattataaacaaagAGCATTATCCAGGTTGTACTCCTGCTGTGATTTATCTGTGGAAGATGCTGGTGTCAGATATTGTGTTAAAACTGTTGGCTTCCTGTAAATAATGTTTTGGCAGCCTTGCAAAATACAATCAATCCATCTTTTGGTTCAGTTTGAGCTGTTCCATATTTCTTAGGGGTCCCCACTGGTGGCGAGTCAATAAGACCAGAAAACCTAAAGCTTTCTTCCTGAATGGAGATTGCtctaaagacagaaaaaaaaaaaagcccctaaCAACCCAACTGGATTGTTTAGGAGGCTAAATTAACAGATGTCACCCCACTAAAGGGGTCTGTCCTATTAAAAAATTTATGCCACGTTCTcctattttaaataattgtgATAACTGTAGGGAAATTTTAAGTCActaacagcagaaaaatactggaaaataaGATTTGTGAAATATCTTTTTACTGTTTAcataatatatttctatttgtGTTCCTCATTTTCATGATGCCAAATGTGAGCATATTTTTGTCCTGCTTGGAGGAAGTGAGAAACAATAAAGCAAGCAGATCATGCCAAGCTGAGATCTTACTACATTTTACAATATTTGTGCAGTATTTTTGCTCTCTCTATTGTAATCCAAATAACTTCAGAAGCAAAAAATCAAAATGGtggaaagaataataaaaacaaaaagctacAGAAATGGGAAAACACTGTGGAGCCAGCAAGGTTTTGTCAGGGATTGTTTCCATCTGGAACAATTTCCTTTCcaagagttttttttttgtttttttttttttcaagtcctCGTGCAAATAGGACAAAGGCTGCACTGCAGACAAAGCCATTTATTTGATAGTTTTAGAAGGCAACAACAGATAGTGCTTTAGACTTTAAGTTGTACGTATAGGAAATAGTGAAAGACCAGGGATCCAGTTTTAGCATGAGAATATATGAGTTCATTTTCTAAGCTgcaaaaaagtgaaaaattgcTAAAAAGAGCAATTTTTCAAATACCCATTAAAGTTGTTAGTCAGTACAAAGTGattgggaaaaataaagcaaaactgtAACTATTCTTCCATACCAGTTCCTAAGAATATTTGTTTGTCAAGCTTCTCTGTTTCACAGACTTCCCTGAGGAAACTTCTATATTCCATCAgctaaatacatatttttaccggtggtaatttttttaacatcagTGCACAAGAGTTCACATGAGAAAGGATGCAGCTCTCCATATCATAACCATTAGAGCATGGGAAATCAGTTCCAGGTCATACAGTCCTCTGAACCCTAGAATACTTGTCCCACACTGGAACTTTTTCCACTGTTTGAAAACAAGTattacttttttactttttgttttggtttttttttttttttgtttaggttttttttttacacattgCAGTGGAGTAGAGGAGTAAAACTATTTGCTAGGCTAGTGGCACAGTGCAGGAAAAATTGTGTTCACACCACTGCTCTCCTCAGAGGAGAACATCCCACAATAACAATTTCAAGAACATTTTTCCACTCTCTCCCCTTCTGAGGAAGTAATTCTGGAAGTagctctttcttttaaaatgttcttgaCAGAATTTTGTCAAAATCTGAAGCTGCTACAGAAAAAAGAAGTTGAGTGATGTTGGTTAATTAGTGTAGTTGTTGTGTTGGAGGCtattttctaataaaaagaaatcagaaaacaaaacatctaACAGTGGCCACAGTTTAAAAGGTTGGTTGATCTGGGACAAAAGTTACTTGCCCTTTTTGGTTTGTAGTTCTTCACAATTCAAAATTAGTAATTCTCGCTGGGTAGTTTTGTGTAAGGCTTTCAGGAGTTAGAAGACACTTTATCCTTTACCAAAGAAGACACCAAGAGGAGCACTATTGAGAAGCCTCTGTGCTGATGGACTTTTCAGTCCCCGTGTGTATGTCCCATTAATCAATGCCAGCACCGAATGCAAACAAGGTGTGGTCACTTTGTCAGACATTCGTGATTTAAGTAGCATTTTCACTTGGAACTTTTTAACCTGAAACTGATTTCTTTTGCCTTCCCAGATTTTAGGCTGGTGTGTGATAGTTACCacagctctcctctcccttctAACCACTTGCTGTGCCAGCTGCCAGTCAAAAGTCAGCCACCTCCAGCTGATGTTCTGGAGAGTGTACGAGGGGACAGAGAAGGAGCAACTGGAGCAGATTTTCCAGCTGTATGCCACCAAGCTGAGCGAGCGAAACCTGAAGTGCTTTTTTGAAAACAAGGAACCAGAACCCATTTCCCTGCCAGCTTTCCAGGCATGGGAAGATGCTTCCCAGCTCTActctttcagcagcagcagcaaacagcaTTATAGCACAATTCACAGGCTAGTTGAAGAAGGCCAGAAAGGAACCAGTGAGGAAAGAGAGACAATGCTGGACCTTGCGGACAGAAGGGAAGAACCATAGACCAAGtatattttcagcttttttataTCTTGTTAATATGGCATACTTCTAGTTGGTTTGGTCTCTATATTTTTTCACAATGGCCTATTTCTTCTTCATCATGTTTCCTCCCAGTTAGATACTTCTCCAAAAGGATGGACTGAAATTATTTCCCTACACAAGTGAAAAGGCTGCAGTACTCCACAGCACCCAGGGTTCATGTCACTGGCTCAGCATCAAGAGCTGACAGCACAAAGAAATGAATAATGGCTTCTACAAGAGAGTTTTAACAATATGATATGTAAAATGTGCTTGTCCTGTGTAAATCAAGAGACTGTCAACAAGTAAAGTCATTTAAAGTGTGTGAATATAATAACAAGATACATGTGGCTTTCTGACAGCCCACAGAAAGCACAGGTTTTCTGTCCAGGTCATTTTCAGGCCAGTTGTATGCACAGCCTTGTTTTGAGGCACCAGTGATCCCCCCAAGGTTTCTCTGTCTTTGGATATTTTGCCTCTGTAGAACATATCCCTATTATCTGCTCCCACTCTAGACTTTATCTTTGTATGGATATAAAGTTCTACATTTGAGCGAATTTCAGGTACTGGGTGCAGCCTATGGTGCTATGTAATATTGTTGTTTCTGGGCCTGCAGCCAGTGTACAATGAGGGCTTGGAAGGAAATTCCACTtttaaagacaagaaaatatttttgcagaagACTGACTTTCATTTTTTTGAATATCCTAGGAAAACTTAGTGTCTGGAGGAAGAAGAACCAGCAGGCAAGGCAACTGTGTCAGTTGACACATTTGTCAGTGCCTCTGATAAATGCATTTCACCCCAGAGCACTGTGCTTTACCTCACCCACTTGGAATTCATAACATGGCTCTCAGGGTGTTCAGAGTATTTGCAAATGCTGTATAAAAGGAGAACAAACTTACTTTCCCTGGGGTGGCTGGGCAGGCTTTTGTGCAGCATTTTATTGCCAGTCTCTCTGAGTCTGCAAAGAATCATGCACAGTTTTACTGTGCTTGAATCATGCTCTTCTCAACAAACCAGGGTATTCTGCCCAGCTGTTCTCATACTCAGTGGGCTTCTTCAGCAGGTAAAAGCATCTATATACAGACCAATACCCTTTATGAAATAAAACACAAGAGCTAATTCAACTATCTGCTTAGAATTTTCTCCTTATATTTTCGAGAACTTATGACCTTTGAGACGATGTTTTAAAGTTCTTTTATCCCAGATGACCCACTTAGCAGGACACTTACAAAATGTTATATGCTTAAATGAGCctgctgcagctgaaagcaTAGATGCAACACTGCGAAAATGAAAGTCACAATAGCAGGTGTCTGACACTGTGACTGGCACAGACACCAAGCATTTTCTCCCCAGGATCCTCTCCTGGTATAGCATCTACCTACTTCCAGGCTATGTGACCCTTCCTATTTGTCtgattttatctttatttataaGAGCTGCCCCAACATCTTCTGTCCAGCCCCATTTCACCACCTCCCTGCATACAAGGGGAGACAACACTACCTAACAGGACAGCCACGCTACCTGGGTCAAACTTCCTTTTCCAAAACTGTCTCTCCACCTCCTTCTTCAGAAAATCAAAGCAAGCAGGGATGCAATGGGGAGGACAGCAAGTAGGTTAATGAGCTGATCAAAGAAATATGGGAAACAAGTGGGTTGATGTAGAGATAAGGTCTCCAGTGTAATATAATAGCTGGGACACAGACGCAAAATCATAGCTGGTAGAGGGAAGGGTAGGAGGACAGAGTGATCCCACTTAGAGCTTTTGGTATCCTCTTTTCCCTCAGAAGAAAGCTTAGGGCTCTGCACCTGAGTAGCCTGGGCCGTCTGAAACTGCAGCACCTCCCAGCCCTATCTTCTGCTTTATTGTGGAGGGGCAAATCCAAGGTGaatttccccctcctcctccttgcctGCTTCACATTTGCACATTTTTAACTCATGTTGAGAGTGTCTCCACCcccaagagcagctgctgaacagTGTGTGCCTGGAACGAGCCCATCTCTCACTGATCCTCACTCCCAGGCCTGTGGGACTCTTTTATCTTACCAAAACTCCTGTGACTTACTGCAACTTCCATGTGGACCCtagaatatttc is part of the Poecile atricapillus isolate bPoeAtr1 chromosome 3, bPoeAtr1.hap1, whole genome shotgun sequence genome and encodes:
- the LOC131577989 gene encoding calcium homeostasis modulator protein 5-like → MDAFQTILKFFMNRKTAIGYSFMALLTMGGERVFSLVAFRCPCSNENFRYGLVFLFSPALVLLVIGYFLNSKTWKLFTGCWVNPRKIFPRGNVCHFFYVFGQITLNALVAPVMWLSVALLNGTFYECAMSGVENPAYLQAVCHRKSEKCFEELHKVACDKSSLPFSESDELKRTLQAQSQILGWCVIVTTALLSLLTTCCASCQSKVSHLQLMFWRVYEGTEKEQLEQIFQLYATKLSERNLKCFFENKEPEPISLPAFQAWEDASQLYSFSSSSKQHYSTIHRLVEEGQKGTSEERETMLDLADRREEP